The following coding sequences are from one Eucalyptus grandis isolate ANBG69807.140 chromosome 11, ASM1654582v1, whole genome shotgun sequence window:
- the LOC104427921 gene encoding CRIB domain-containing protein RIC7 — MATKMKGLLKGLRYISQIFENEKEQEMEIGFPTDVKHVAHIGWDGPSVTSPGWMNEFRTAPGVSSAPLGVPGDTNGDGSVRSVGSEDSSRRGTQTPTFPSSPARDLPELPKSSRRHSTGIPTDSPTKSRSDKSSRGSRRASKGSPARDPSDPVRKLQDSSPGAGSESPRKSKLPDIPKKSRRKKSKESSSVGGSSRSSTRSKAQAQAEAEPPTYGAPFSDPGSGTVSMFKNMDLHRTSDLGSSREGGDKET; from the exons ATGGCAACCAAAATGAAGGGCCTCTTGAAAGGCCTGAGGTACATCTCCCAAATATTCg AGAATGAGAAGGAGCAGGAAATGGAGATAGGGTTTCCCACAGATGTAAAGCATGTGGCTCACATAGGATGGGATGGTCCCTCTGTTACTTCTCCCGGCTGG ATGAACGAGTTCAGAACAGCGCCGGGCGTTTCTTCAGCTCCTTTGGGTGTCCCTGGAGATACGAATGGCGACGGTTCCGTCCGGTCGGTAGGTTCTGAAG ACTCGAGCCGACGGGGGACCCAAACCCCGACCTTTCCGAGCTCCCCAGCCCGGGACTTGCCCGAACTTCCCAAATCATCGAGACGGCACTCGACCGGCATCCCGACGGATTCCCCCACCAAATCTAGATCGGACAAATCGTCGAGAGGGTCCAGGCGGGCCTCGAAAGGCTCTCCTGCCAGAGACCCGTCCGACCCCGTGCGGAAGCTCCAGGACTCGAGCCCCGGAGCCGGGTCCGAGTCCCCGAGGAAGAGCAAGTTGCCCGACATCCCGAAGAAGTCCAGGAGAAAGAAGTCCAAAGAGTCCTCCTCCGTGGGCGGGTCCTCCAGGTCGTCGACGAGGTCGAAAGCCCAGGCCCAAGCCGAGGCCGAACCTCCGACCTACGGCGCTCCCTTCTCGGATCCCGGCTCCGGGACCGTGTCCATGTTCAAAAACATGGATCTCCACCGGACCTCGGATTTGGGGTCTTCTAGAGAGGGGGGCGACAAGGAAACTTAG
- the LOC104426558 gene encoding 60S ribosomal protein L12-1, whose amino-acid sequence MPPKFDPSQVVDVYVRVTGGEVGAASSLAPKIGPLGLSPKKIGEDIAKETAKDWKGLRVTVKLTVQNRQAKVSVVPSAAALVIKALKEPERDRKKTKNIKHNGNISLDDVIEIARVMSPRSMAKNLSGTVKEILGTCVSVGCTVDGKDPKDLQEEISDGDVEVPEN is encoded by the coding sequence ATGCCGCCGAAGTTCGATCCCTCCCAGGTCGTCGACGTCTACGTCCGGGTCACCGGAGGCGAGGTCGGAGCGGCCAGTTCCCTGGCCCCGAAGATCGGGCCCCTGGGTCTCTCCCCCAAGAAGATCGGTGAGGACATCGCCAAGGAGACCGCCAAGGACTGGAAGGGCCTCCGCGTGACGGTGAAGCTCACGGTGCAGAACCGGCAGGCCAAGGTCTCCGTCGTGCCCTCCGCGGCGGCGCTCGTCATCAAGGCGCTCAAGGAGCCGGAGCGCGACCGGAAGAAGACCAAGAACATCAAGCACAACGGCAACATCTCCCTCGACGACGTGATCGAGATCGCCAGGGTCATGAGTCCGCGGTCCATGGCCAAGAACCTGAGCGGGACCGTGAAGGAGATCCTCGGCACGTGCGTCTCTGTCGGGTGCACCGTCGACGGCAAGGACCCCAAGGACTTGCAGGAGGAGATCTCGGACGGCGATGTCGAGGTTCCCGAGAACTAA
- the LOC104426562 gene encoding CASP-like protein 5A2 isoform X1 produces MSRPSVHPVEAPPLTNGGAQNYGPRVRMKDVQGMPGTRGGLVLRLCQLAFAAISLCVMATTGDFPSVTAFRYLVAAVSLQCLWSMSMALVDIYALLVKRSFRNCRVVSLFTIGDGITSTLTFAAASASAGITVLIGNDLNRCAVNHCARFESATAMAFISWFVASPSFLFNFWSLASQ; encoded by the exons ATGAGCCGGCCGTCGGTGCACCCGGTGGAGGCGCCACCGTTGACGAACGGGGGGGCTCAGAACTACGGGCCGAGGGTCAGGATGAAGGACGTCCAAGGGATGCCGGGGACTCGTGGCGGGCTCGTGCTCCGGCTCTGCCAGTTGGCGTTCGCCGCGATCTCGCTCTGCGTCATGGCCACCACCGGCGACTTCCCTTCCGTCACGGCGTTCCG CTACCTGGTTGCGGCTGTTAGCTTGCAATGTTTGTGGAGCATGTCGATGGCACTTGTTGATATATATGCTCTCTTGGTGAAGCGAAGCTTTCGTAACTGCAGAGTTGTTAGCCTGTTCACCATTGGCGATGGG ATTACATCGACCCTTACATTTGCTGCTGCCAGTGCATCAGCTGGCATCACAGTCCTTATCGGCAATGATCTTAACCGATGTGCAGTGAATCACTGTGCGAGATTTGAGAGCGCCACAGCAATGGCATTTATCAGTTGGTTCGTGGCATCACCATCCTTTCTCTTCAACTTCTGGTCATTGGCTTCCCAGTAA
- the LOC104426562 gene encoding CASP-like protein 5A2 isoform X2, whose amino-acid sequence MSRPSVHPVEAPPLTNGGAQNYGPRVRMKDVQGMPGTRGGLVLRLCQLAFAAISLCVMATTGDFPSVTAFRFRNCRVVSLFTIGDGITSTLTFAAASASAGITVLIGNDLNRCAVNHCARFESATAMAFISWFVASPSFLFNFWSLASQ is encoded by the exons ATGAGCCGGCCGTCGGTGCACCCGGTGGAGGCGCCACCGTTGACGAACGGGGGGGCTCAGAACTACGGGCCGAGGGTCAGGATGAAGGACGTCCAAGGGATGCCGGGGACTCGTGGCGGGCTCGTGCTCCGGCTCTGCCAGTTGGCGTTCGCCGCGATCTCGCTCTGCGTCATGGCCACCACCGGCGACTTCCCTTCCGTCACGGCGTTCCG CTTTCGTAACTGCAGAGTTGTTAGCCTGTTCACCATTGGCGATGGG ATTACATCGACCCTTACATTTGCTGCTGCCAGTGCATCAGCTGGCATCACAGTCCTTATCGGCAATGATCTTAACCGATGTGCAGTGAATCACTGTGCGAGATTTGAGAGCGCCACAGCAATGGCATTTATCAGTTGGTTCGTGGCATCACCATCCTTTCTCTTCAACTTCTGGTCATTGGCTTCCCAGTAA
- the LOC104426559 gene encoding uncharacterized protein LOC104426559, producing MAASRRTSRSRPTYICPPSDRTAAYSSACDDDDTQFEFEEADVWSDVVVSRVPSSETSHDSRATMPGSRASRRPPRRTDIPSDLKPPLVVASSLPVNIPDWSKINMIRDRGNGGGRVESDDEEGEDDRDSRVPPHEYLARRRGASLSVHEGIGRTLKGRDLSRVRDAIWKTVGLAD from the coding sequence ATGGCTGCCTCCAGAAGGACTTCTCGCTCAAGACCCACTTACATCTGCCCGCCCTCCGATCGCACCGCTGCCTACTCAAGCGCTTGTGACGACGACGATACGCAATTCGAGTTCGAGGAGGCCGATGTCTGGAGCGATGTCGTCGTCTCTCGAGTCCCCTCGTCTGAAACGAGCCACGACAGCAGAGCGACCATGCCCGGTTCCCGCGCATCGAGAAGACCACCCAGAAGGACCGACATTCCGTCCGACCTGAAGCCCCCTCTGGTAGTGGCATCATCATTACCTGTCAACATACCGGATTGGTCGAAGATTAACATGATACGGGACCGCGGCAACGGTGGAGGGAGAGTTGAGAGCGACGACGAAGAGGGCGAGGACGACCGAGACAGTAGGGTTCCGCCTCACGAGTACCTGGCGAGGAGGAGAGGGGCGTCGCTGTCGGTGCATGAAGGGATTGGGAGGACGCTGAAAGGCAGGGATCTGAGCAGGGTGAGAGATGCCATTTGGAAGACCGTAGGGCTTGCAGACTAA
- the LOC104426564 gene encoding protein SCARECROW-like, protein MLKEGFEVVNRDLEMTPSLELWDSSGFSDPASARCAGSERNELSDWVEQVTRQLIDDLPETPGGGADSEMASEDCIPSILNDLRPRKALRWNVIHHHLEGNSDSVHWGNEASPSESNGLGLLTLLLECAVAISVDNLGEAHRMLLELTQMASPYGPSCAERIVAYFAKAMSSRVINSWLGICLPLVDYRSVNSAFQVFNTVSPFVKFAHFTSNQAILEAFHRRDRVHIVDLDIMQGLQWPALFHILATRIEGPPHVRLTGMGASMELLVETGRQLTNFAKRLGMSFEFHPVVRKSGEIADLPYAVQLRQGETLAVHWLQHSLYDATGPDWKTMRLLEELAPRVITLVEQDVLHGGSFLDRFVGSLHYYSTLFDSLGACLPSDDPSRHQVEHGLLHREINNILAIGGPGRSGEDKFRSWRSELLGRSGSFMQVPMSANSMAQAQLILNMFPPVQGYSLVQGDGTLRLGWKDTSLYTASAWTSIAHHHR, encoded by the coding sequence ATGCTGAAAGAAGGATTTGAAGTGGTGAATAGGGATCTCGAGATGACGCCGTCCCTTGAGCTGTGGGACTCCAGCGGGTTCTCCGACCCAGCCTCAGCCCGGTGCGCCGGCTCCGAGCGGAACGAGCTCTCCGACTGGGTGGAACAAGTCACCAGGCAGCTCATTGACGACTTGCCCGAGACGCCCGGTGGGGGCGCCGACTCAGAGATGGCGTCGGAGGATTGCATTCCGTCGATCCTCAACGACTTGAGGCCGAGGAAGGCTCTGAGGTGGAATGTCATCCATCACCACCTCGAGGGCAACAGCGACTCGGTTCATTGGGGCAATGAAGCAAGCCCGAGCGAGAGCAACGGCCTTGGCCTGCTGACGCTCCTCCTTGAGTGTGCCGTGGCTATTTCTGTGGACAACTTGGGCGAGGCGCATAGAATGTTGCTCGAGCTGACCCAAATGGCCTCGCCCTACGGGCCGTCGTGCGCCGAGAGAATCGTCGCCTACTTCGCCAAGGCGATGTCGAGCCGGGTCATCAACTCGTGGCTCGGCATTTGCTTGCCCCTCGTCGACTACAGGAGCGTCAACTCCGCGTTCCAGGTCTTCAACACCGTCTCGCCCTTCGTCAAGTTCGCCCACTTCACCTCCAACCAGGCCATCCTCGAAGCCTTCCACCGCCGCGACCGAGTCCACATTGTTGACCTTGACATAATGCAAGGCCTGCAGTGGCCGGCCCTCTTCCACATCCTGGCCACGCGCATCGAGGGGCCTCCGCACGTGCGGCTGACTGGCATGGGCGCCTCAATGGAGCTTCTCGTCGAGACGGGAAGGCAGCTCACGAACTTCGCCAAGCGGCTCGGGATGTCCTTCGAGTTCCACCCGGTTGTGAGGAAATCCGGGGAGATCGCCGACCTCCCGTACGCAGTGCAGCTCCGGCAGGGCGAGACGCTGGCCGTGCACTGGCTCCAGCATTCCCTCTACGACGCGACAGGGCCTGACTGGAAGACGATGAGGCTACTTGAGGAGCTGGCCCCGCGCGTGATCACGCTGGTGGAGCAGGACGTCTTGCACGGCGGCTCCTTCCTGGACCGCTTCGTTGGGTCGCTCCACTACTACTCGACCCTCTTTGACTCGCTCGGCGCCTGCCTGCCGTCCGACGACCCAAGCCGGCACCAGGTCGAGCACGGGCTCCTGCACCGGGAGATCAACAACATACTGGCGATCGGTGGGCCGGGGCGGAGCGGGGAGGACAAGTTCCGGAGCTGGAGGAGCGAGCTGCTGGGGAGGAGCGGGAGCTTCATGCAGGTCCCCATGAGCGCCAACTCGATGGCTCAGGCGCAGCTGATTCTAAACATGTTCCCTCCTGTTCAGGGCTACAGCCTCGTGCAAGGGGATGGAACGCTGAGGCTCGGTTGGAAGGACACGAGCTTGTACACTGCCTCTGCTTGGACGTCGATTGCTCATCATCACAGATAG
- the LOC104426560 gene encoding uncharacterized protein LOC104426560, which translates to MARRPVVLGLAVALALGVAVYLRLWTIDYSFSAGDAELLRKEFDLAHREAMDESAEWRRMYDEELERANRCKAELRELKESFSNKAGDSALSNSKLVMLQKEKLVLLKQVEAVKHELEVEKLNCGSRDVKQ; encoded by the exons atggcgaggAGGCCGGTGGTGCTGGGATTGGCGGTGGCCCTGGCGCTTGGAGTGGCCGTGTACCTTAGGCTTTGGACCATCGACTACTCCTTCTCCGCCGGCGACGCTGAACTCctcag AAAAGAGTTTGATCTTGCACACCGGGAAGCGATGGATGAGTCCGCAGAATGGAGGCGGATGTACGATGAAGAACTAGAGAGGGCGAACAGGTGCAAAGCGGAACTTAGAGAG CTTAAGGAGTCTTTTTCGAACAAGGCAGGAGATTCTGCTCTCAGTAACTCAAAATTGGTCATGTTGCAAAAG GAAAAGTTGGTGTTGCTCAAGCAAGTGGAAGCGGTAAAACACGAGCTTGAGGTTGAGAAGTTGAACTGCGGATCAAGAGACGTTAAACAATGA